A genomic region of Lytechinus pictus isolate F3 Inbred chromosome 2, Lp3.0, whole genome shotgun sequence contains the following coding sequences:
- the LOC129282518 gene encoding phospholipase A2 group XV-like, which yields MITFRSVITILVLVSTHTHTASAVFEGPPVILIPGDGGCQLEATLNRSTTLHPYICQKKSGLFTLWLNLDEFVPYYFDCFIDNMKLIYDPKTRTSQDTEGVHVYIPGFGNTSTVEWLDPSKVSYGSYYTHLVDSLVAQGYKRNVNIRGAPYDFRKAPNEGGSYFWRLQQLIEETYKENGHEPVVLISHSLGCLYTLYFLNQQPNSWKSRYIRAWVPISGPYAGTTKVMRVISSGDNLNEYVVSALTARNAQRSYPSSVFLLPNKDYWNPEEMIITTPKANYTTRNYTQLFKDLNYTVGLDLLQDTQGLVKDIKAPDVPVYAAYGVDVATEDNYTYPGTTFPDAQPTISLGLGDGTVNLRSLRAFKKWRNEQYPTVMWYEVRGPTGEHSAILAEKSVFRFIINEVLFPFVKTNSTISGKREKDGHKKSPKLT from the exons ATGATTACATTTCGTTCAGTAATCACTATCCTTGTGTTAGTCTCAACTCATACTCATACCGCTTCGGCAGTATTTGAGGGGCCTCCAGTGATTTTGA TCCCAGGAGATGGCGGTTGTCAACTGGAGGCAACCTTGAACAGGTCAACAACTCTTCATCCATATATCTGCCAAAAAAAGAGTGGCCTTTTCACTCTATGGCTCAATCTAGATGAGTTTGTACCCTACTACTTTGACTGTTTCATTGATAATATGAA ACTAATCTATGATCCAAAGACAAGAACGAGTCAAGATACAGAGGGTGTCCATGTCTACATACCGGGTTTTGGAAATACAAGCACTGTGGAGTGGCTAGACCCAAGCAAGGTTTCTTACg gTTCGTACTACACTCATCTTGTGGATTCACTGGTTGCTCAGGGTTACAAAAGAAATGTCAATATACGAGGAGCCCCTTATGATTTCAGGAAAGCCCCCA ATGAAGGCGGTTCATATTTCTGGAGGTTACAGCAGCTTATAGAAGAAACCTACAAGGAGAATGGTCATGAGCCAGTGGTGCTAATATCTCACAGCCTAGGATGTCTCTATACTCTCTACTTCCTCAATCAGCAACCAAACTCCTGGAAGAGCCGTTATATCAGGGCGTGGGTTCCAATCTCGGGTCCGTACGCCGGCACAACCAAAGTCATGCGGGTTATATCATCAG GTGATAATTTGAATGAGTATGTGGTATCAGCACTGACTGCCCGTAATGCTCAGCGTTCCTATCCCAGTTCCGTATTCCTACTGCCAAACAAAGACTACTGGAACCCTGAAGAAATGATCATTACTACACCTAAAGCCAACTACACAACAAGAAATTACACACAGCTATTCAAAGATTTGAATTATACTGTCGGGTTGGATCTTCTACAAGACACACAAGGGCTAGTGAAGGATATAAAAGCACCAG ATGTACCTGTATACGCTGCATATGGTGTGGATGTAGCTACTGAGGATAACTACACATACCCAGGAACAACATTCCCTGATGCACAACCAACGATATCACTGGGCCTGGGTGATGGAACCGTCAATTTGCGCAGTCTGAGAGCATTTAAAAA ATGGCGTAATGAGCAATATCCAACAGTGATGTGGTACGAAGTCAGAGGGCCAACTGGAGAACACAGTGCCATCCTAGCAGAGAAATCAGTTTTCAGATTCATCATCAATGAAGTCTTGTTTCCTTTTGTCAAGACAAATTCTACAATTTctgggaaaagagagaaagacgGTCATAAAAAGAGTCCAAAGCTGACATGA